In Kangiella profundi, one DNA window encodes the following:
- a CDS encoding cyclase family protein yields the protein MSKFNLTTEFMGKRYTVDTEHPYSIAIALDFDGKQPNHFGAESATRQPLQAGSFVGDTTQGGSCNVDSIQLVPHCNGTHTESVHHICDQTVSVGTIFNNSLSIACLISIEPKLAEETNDSYRPSLEGTDKVIDKSLLQSALSNETLNNIESLVVRCVPNHAVKKSCRYDETNQPPFFTREAMELLAASNIKHLLVDFPSVDKMYDDGHLTNHHIYWNLEADSHQLTEQARCDRTITEMVFVPDEINDGIYCLNLQIPAFELDAAPSRPILYPLIDCSDQ from the coding sequence ATGAGCAAGTTCAATTTAACCACTGAGTTTATGGGTAAACGCTATACAGTGGATACTGAACATCCGTACTCGATAGCAATTGCTTTGGACTTCGATGGTAAGCAGCCAAACCACTTTGGCGCAGAATCAGCTACACGACAACCGTTACAGGCGGGAAGCTTTGTTGGTGACACCACGCAAGGTGGCAGTTGCAATGTAGACTCAATTCAATTGGTACCGCATTGTAATGGCACGCATACAGAATCGGTTCACCATATCTGCGACCAGACAGTTTCAGTAGGTACTATTTTCAACAACAGTTTAAGTATCGCCTGTCTGATCAGCATCGAACCCAAATTGGCAGAGGAAACTAATGATAGCTATCGACCTTCACTTGAAGGAACCGACAAAGTTATCGACAAGTCATTGCTGCAATCAGCTCTCAGCAACGAGACCCTAAACAATATTGAAAGTCTCGTTGTGCGCTGTGTTCCGAATCATGCAGTTAAAAAATCCTGTCGTTATGATGAAACAAACCAGCCTCCATTTTTTACTCGAGAAGCAATGGAGTTATTGGCAGCAAGCAATATTAAACACTTGCTGGTGGACTTTCCTTCGGTCGATAAGATGTATGATGATGGCCATTTAACCAACCATCATATTTATTGGAACCTTGAAGCTGACAGCCATCAATTAACAGAACAAGCCCGTTGCGACAGAACGATTACCGAAATGGTATTTGTACCTGATGAAATAAACGACGGTATTTACTGCCTTAATCTGCAAATACCAGCATTTGAGTTGGACGCTGCTCCCAGCCGCCCTATTCTTTACCCCTTAATTGATTGTTCAGACCAGTAA